Proteins found in one Streptomyces sp. NBC_00461 genomic segment:
- a CDS encoding SDR family oxidoreductase, with protein sequence MSDQHTGRLAGKVVVVTGAAGGQGAAEAAALARAGARVIATDVRPEGNVRRLDVSSESDWAGLATELKESYGEIHGLVNNAGIIRRERLGEVLTADFAQVQAVNTIGPLLGIQHLAPLMPPGSSIVNVGSSAALTGYYPVAYTASKWALRGVSKIAAMELGPRGIRVNTVHPGYIETGMTAAATPAFRDATLRETPLGRSGSVDDIAPLVVFLLCDESSFITGAEIPVDGGLTAHGGVKSISDAMRTDAPAPE encoded by the coding sequence ATGAGTGATCAGCACACAGGGCGGCTGGCCGGGAAGGTCGTGGTCGTCACCGGCGCGGCCGGTGGCCAGGGCGCGGCGGAGGCGGCGGCGCTGGCCCGGGCCGGGGCCCGGGTGATCGCCACCGACGTCCGGCCGGAGGGCAACGTCCGCCGGCTCGACGTCAGCAGCGAGAGCGACTGGGCCGGGCTGGCCACCGAGCTGAAGGAGTCGTACGGCGAGATCCACGGGCTGGTCAACAACGCGGGGATCATCCGGCGCGAGCGCCTCGGCGAGGTGCTCACCGCCGACTTCGCGCAGGTCCAGGCGGTGAACACGATCGGCCCGCTGCTCGGCATCCAGCATCTCGCGCCGCTGATGCCGCCCGGTTCGTCGATCGTCAACGTCGGCTCCTCCGCCGCGCTCACCGGCTACTACCCCGTGGCGTACACGGCCAGCAAGTGGGCCCTGCGCGGGGTGTCGAAGATCGCGGCCATGGAGCTGGGGCCCCGGGGCATCCGCGTGAACACCGTCCATCCCGGCTACATCGAGACCGGGATGACGGCCGCCGCCACACCCGCGTTCCGCGACGCGACCCTGCGCGAGACCCCGCTCGGCCGCAGCGGAAGCGTCGACGACATCGCGCCGCTGGTGGTCTTCCTGCTCTGTGACGAGTCGTCGTTCATCACCGGAGCGGAGATTCCGGTGGACGGCGGCCTCACGGCGCACGGGGGAGTCAAGTCGATCTCGGACGCGATGCGTACGGATGCGCCGGCGCCGGAGTGA
- a CDS encoding glucarate dehydratase family protein codes for MSTTDMSTTDIGTTGGTRIRELIVTPIAFRDPPLLNSNGVHEPLALRVILQLVLEDGTVGLGESPGGTARLERLEAAAKVVVGMDVFDTTALAAAIDAALVPTVPSSHERGWTMSAVEVACLDAQGKLLGRPVSDLLGGRVRDSVPFAAYLFYKWAEHPALDGRVAVGDDWGAALDPAGIVEQARLMQQRYGFRSFKLKGGVFPPDEEIAAIKALAEAFPGQPLRLDPNIAWTVETSRYVAREMDGVLEYLEDPTATIAGMAQVAKESPLPLATNMCVIAWEHLKPAIEQDAIQVLLTDHHYWGGLRRTRELAAVCEAFGLALSMHSNSHLGISLAAMTHVAAAIPNLDHSCDTHYPWNSADDVVLPGVLEFRDGEVAVPTGPGLGVDLDHDALDRLHRLYLDSGMRSRDDTGYMQRIHPEYELRLPRW; via the coding sequence ATGAGCACCACAGACATGAGCACCACGGACATCGGCACCACGGGTGGCACGAGGATCCGCGAACTGATCGTCACCCCGATCGCCTTCCGCGACCCGCCTCTCCTCAACTCCAACGGTGTGCACGAGCCCCTGGCCCTGCGCGTCATCCTCCAACTCGTCCTTGAGGACGGCACGGTGGGCCTCGGCGAGTCTCCCGGTGGCACCGCGCGTCTGGAGCGACTTGAGGCCGCGGCGAAGGTCGTCGTGGGCATGGACGTCTTCGACACGACGGCCCTCGCGGCCGCGATCGACGCCGCTCTGGTGCCGACGGTGCCCAGCTCCCACGAGCGCGGCTGGACCATGTCCGCGGTGGAGGTGGCCTGTCTCGACGCTCAGGGCAAGCTGCTCGGGCGGCCGGTCAGCGACCTGCTCGGCGGCCGGGTCCGCGACTCCGTGCCCTTCGCCGCGTACCTCTTTTACAAGTGGGCCGAGCACCCGGCGCTCGACGGCCGGGTGGCGGTCGGCGACGACTGGGGCGCGGCTCTGGACCCTGCCGGGATCGTCGAGCAGGCCCGGCTGATGCAACAGCGCTACGGTTTCCGCTCGTTCAAGCTGAAGGGCGGTGTCTTCCCGCCCGACGAGGAGATCGCCGCGATCAAGGCGCTGGCGGAGGCCTTCCCGGGGCAGCCGCTGCGGCTGGACCCCAACATCGCCTGGACGGTGGAGACGTCGAGGTACGTCGCCCGTGAAATGGACGGCGTACTGGAGTACTTGGAGGACCCGACCGCGACCATTGCCGGTATGGCGCAGGTCGCGAAGGAGTCGCCGCTCCCCCTCGCCACCAACATGTGTGTGATCGCCTGGGAGCACCTGAAGCCCGCGATCGAGCAGGACGCAATCCAGGTGCTCCTCACCGACCACCACTACTGGGGCGGCCTGCGCCGTACCCGTGAACTCGCCGCCGTCTGCGAGGCGTTCGGTCTCGCCCTGTCGATGCACTCCAACTCGCACCTGGGGATCAGCCTCGCGGCCATGACCCATGTCGCGGCGGCCATCCCCAACCTCGACCACTCCTGCGACACGCACTACCCGTGGAACTCGGCCGACGATGTCGTCCTCCCCGGGGTGCTGGAGTTCCGTGACGGCGAGGTCGCGGTCCCGACCGGCCCCGGCCTGGGGGTGGACCTGGACCACGACGCCCTCGACCGACTGCACCGGCTGTACCTGGACTCGGGGATGCGCTCGCGCGACGACACCGGCTACATGCAGAGGATCCACCCCGAGTACGAGCTCAGGTTGCCACGGTGGTGA
- a CDS encoding 5-dehydro-4-deoxyglucarate dehydratase, with the protein MKFQGVLFFPVTPFTTDGSLDEAQLARHIESGVAAGAGGVFVACGTGEFHALTSEEIERATRVAVEVTGGRVPVLAAAGGPPLVARDQAARIERAGADGLLLLPPYLVSAPQRGLVRYVEEVTAASGLPVIFYQRGTARLTEATAAEIAALPKVTGLKDGLGDIERMHRIVRAVRAVPGAERFQFFNGLPTAEMTAPAYRGIGVDLYSSAVFAFAPEIALAFHTALARGDGALVSTLLDEFYGPLVELRDEVPGYAVSLVKAGVTIRGLDVGGVRAPLLDPTPEHVARLAKLIDHGMEAVGA; encoded by the coding sequence ATGAAGTTCCAAGGAGTGCTGTTCTTCCCGGTCACGCCGTTCACCACGGACGGCTCGCTGGACGAGGCACAGCTCGCGCGGCACATCGAGTCCGGTGTCGCGGCCGGTGCGGGCGGCGTGTTCGTCGCCTGCGGCACCGGCGAGTTCCACGCGCTGACGTCCGAGGAGATCGAACGCGCCACGCGGGTCGCGGTCGAGGTGACCGGCGGCCGGGTGCCCGTGCTGGCCGCCGCCGGTGGCCCGCCCCTGGTTGCCCGGGACCAGGCCGCCCGTATCGAACGGGCCGGCGCCGACGGCCTCCTGCTGCTGCCGCCGTACCTGGTGAGCGCTCCGCAGCGGGGCCTGGTGCGGTACGTCGAGGAGGTCACCGCGGCGAGCGGCCTGCCGGTGATCTTCTACCAGCGCGGCACCGCCCGCCTGACCGAGGCGACCGCGGCCGAGATCGCCGCCCTGCCCAAGGTCACCGGCCTCAAGGACGGCCTCGGCGACATCGAGCGGATGCACCGCATCGTCCGGGCCGTGCGCGCCGTCCCCGGCGCCGAGCGCTTCCAGTTCTTCAACGGCCTGCCCACCGCCGAGATGACGGCCCCCGCCTACCGCGGCATCGGCGTCGACCTGTACTCCTCCGCGGTGTTCGCCTTCGCGCCGGAGATCGCCCTGGCCTTCCACACCGCGCTCGCCAGGGGCGACGGGGCCCTGGTCTCCACGCTCCTCGACGAGTTCTACGGCCCCCTCGTCGAACTCCGCGACGAGGTCCCGGGATACGCCGTGTCACTCGTCAAGGCCGGGGTGACGATCCGCGGCCTGGACGTCGGCGGCGTACGGGCGCCCCTGCTCGACCCCACGCCGGAGCATGTCGCCCGGCTGGCGAAACTGATCGACCACGGTATGGAGGCAGTGGGCGCATGA
- a CDS encoding carbohydrate ABC transporter permease, whose protein sequence is MSAPALDPVRTPSDEVAVSPAGRGGKQARTTPARFDTALGWSDRPSLGMALRVLLCVVALAIFAAPFLTIIAGAFSTNPSGSSLSFLPHHPTLLNMRVAGERGIWDYFTNSLVIAGGGLLLQLAVSVLAAYALARHRFRGQALVLTLFMLTMMLPEEVIAIPLSLVLGHVPVVGLDLKGTVWAVILPLGAWGFSVMLLTEFMKDIPTEIEEAARIDGVGELRMLWQVVLPLCKPALGVAGVLGFIMIWDQYLLPLIAAKDPTDYTVTVALSVLRTDPEVGSGVVLAGAVIALVPSLVVYLLLQRSLVTGIAAGATKG, encoded by the coding sequence ATGAGCGCACCCGCCCTCGACCCCGTCCGCACTCCGTCCGACGAGGTCGCCGTCTCCCCCGCAGGGCGGGGCGGCAAGCAGGCCCGAACCACCCCGGCCCGGTTCGACACCGCCCTCGGCTGGAGCGACAGGCCGAGTCTGGGCATGGCCCTGCGGGTGCTGCTCTGCGTGGTAGCCCTGGCGATCTTCGCGGCGCCGTTCCTGACCATCATCGCCGGTGCCTTCAGCACGAACCCCAGCGGTTCGTCGCTGTCCTTCCTCCCGCACCACCCCACGCTGCTGAACATGAGGGTGGCGGGCGAGCGCGGCATCTGGGACTACTTCACCAACTCGCTGGTCATCGCGGGTGGCGGGCTGCTGCTGCAGCTGGCGGTCTCGGTGCTCGCCGCGTACGCCCTGGCCCGGCACCGCTTCCGCGGCCAGGCCCTGGTCCTGACCCTGTTCATGCTGACGATGATGCTCCCGGAGGAGGTCATCGCCATCCCGTTGTCCCTGGTCCTCGGCCATGTCCCGGTCGTGGGGCTGGACTTGAAGGGCACCGTCTGGGCGGTGATCCTGCCGCTCGGCGCCTGGGGCTTCTCGGTGATGCTGCTGACCGAGTTCATGAAGGACATCCCCACCGAGATCGAGGAGGCCGCCCGCATCGACGGCGTCGGCGAGCTGCGGATGCTGTGGCAGGTCGTCCTGCCGCTGTGCAAGCCCGCGCTCGGCGTGGCCGGCGTGCTCGGCTTCATCATGATCTGGGACCAGTACCTGCTGCCCCTGATCGCCGCCAAGGACCCCACCGACTACACGGTCACCGTCGCCCTGTCAGTCCTGCGCACCGACCCCGAGGTCGGCTCCGGGGTGGTGCTGGCCGGTGCGGTCATCGCGCTCGTCCCCAGCCTGGTCGTCTATCTGCTCCTCCAGCGCTCGCTGGTCACCGGCATCGCTGCCGGGGCCACCAAGGGCTGA
- a CDS encoding carbohydrate ABC transporter permease: MTATVTAPARRRGPSKKAALPWLFLAPGLLLALVFKFLPMGKGIWLSFFKVRPFLGDKWVGLDNYTRVLSDHRFQDAIGHTLVLGVGISLGAILVGFLLALLLEGQARSLKIMRTAVFLPVVTATAVVGELWRLMYYPTSDGLVNSALGFLGIGPVPFLDNPDTALWATMAMGIWMAAPYNMVIILAGLAGVDRSLYEAAAMDGVSLWQRLRYITLPAIRPALGVVLTLAAIRGLRVFTEVYVLTGGGPAGSTDVWMTRAYTLGFSRNDLGGASAASVVLLCVTLLLTVTVNYFRKRGDVR; encoded by the coding sequence ATGACCGCTACCGTGACCGCGCCCGCACGGCGCAGAGGGCCGAGCAAGAAGGCCGCCCTCCCCTGGCTGTTCCTGGCCCCGGGACTGCTGCTCGCCCTCGTCTTCAAGTTCCTGCCGATGGGCAAGGGCATCTGGCTCAGCTTCTTCAAGGTGCGGCCCTTCCTCGGCGACAAGTGGGTCGGCCTCGACAACTACACGCGCGTCCTGAGCGACCACCGCTTCCAGGACGCGATCGGCCACACCCTCGTCCTGGGCGTCGGCATCTCGCTCGGTGCGATCCTCGTGGGCTTCCTGCTCGCCCTGCTCCTGGAGGGCCAGGCGCGCTCGCTGAAGATCATGCGTACGGCCGTGTTCCTGCCCGTCGTCACCGCGACCGCGGTCGTCGGCGAGCTGTGGCGGCTGATGTATTACCCGACCTCCGACGGCCTGGTCAACAGCGCCCTCGGCTTCCTCGGCATCGGTCCCGTGCCCTTCCTGGACAACCCCGACACCGCGCTGTGGGCGACCATGGCCATGGGCATCTGGATGGCGGCCCCGTACAACATGGTGATCATCCTCGCCGGACTCGCCGGTGTGGACCGTTCCCTGTACGAGGCGGCCGCGATGGACGGCGTCTCGCTGTGGCAGCGCCTGCGGTACATCACCCTCCCCGCGATCCGCCCCGCCCTCGGCGTCGTCCTCACGCTCGCCGCCATCCGCGGACTGCGCGTGTTCACCGAGGTGTACGTCCTCACCGGCGGCGGCCCTGCCGGGTCCACCGATGTCTGGATGACCCGCGCCTACACCCTGGGCTTCTCCCGCAACGACCTGGGCGGCGCCTCCGCGGCCTCCGTCGTGCTGCTCTGCGTGACGCTGCTGCTCACCGTCACGGTCAACTACTTCCGCAAGAGGGGAGACGTGCGATGA
- a CDS encoding ABC transporter substrate-binding protein → MGDRRRRRRLAAALAAAGLAFGTAACGSGSGGAGSGDPNTLEVWTRSDPDSAATYDRVFAAFTKKTGIKIDYQPVVNFDQQLQARASTKDLPDVMINDTALMGSYQSQGLLKPIEPDSIAGHDQISAKSWSSTVGLDGKHYGIPYSRQAMTLMIRKDWLKKLGLTAPTTWQQMLDVAKAFAGRDPDGDGRKDTYGIVAPGSAMNGYAAWWGAGFLWQGGAQIIEPDGKGRYRPSMDSAAAVRTVTWMKDNLFCGARGVLQPGAVSAVTGTATNFQDGNAGMYMTGPYNITSFDTMLGKKTYEVVPAPAGPAGSDVLAEGENVYFGARTGKTHQERELAAFLVSAEGQKIGMTSVDGHQPVVRIPTNSTLDAAKVRGDARWSVVQKAYETASEQFPNAPDFAPIKQDTADSLNALFTYCGSDVRSGLKELNETLAGDLKDQDLLK, encoded by the coding sequence ATGGGCGATCGCCGACGACGTCGCCGCCTGGCCGCCGCCCTCGCCGCCGCGGGGCTCGCGTTCGGGACGGCCGCCTGTGGCTCCGGGTCCGGCGGCGCCGGTTCCGGCGACCCGAACACGCTGGAGGTGTGGACCCGGAGCGATCCGGACTCGGCCGCCACCTACGACCGTGTCTTCGCCGCCTTCACCAAGAAGACCGGCATCAAGATCGACTACCAGCCGGTCGTCAACTTCGACCAGCAGCTCCAGGCGCGGGCCTCCACCAAGGACCTGCCCGACGTCATGATCAACGACACGGCTCTGATGGGCAGTTACCAGAGCCAGGGTCTGCTCAAGCCGATAGAACCCGACTCGATCGCGGGCCACGACCAGATCAGTGCCAAGTCCTGGTCCTCCACCGTGGGCCTGGACGGCAAGCACTACGGCATCCCGTACTCCCGCCAGGCGATGACCCTGATGATCCGCAAGGACTGGCTGAAGAAGCTCGGGCTGACGGCACCGACGACCTGGCAGCAGATGCTCGACGTCGCCAAGGCCTTCGCCGGCCGCGACCCCGACGGGGACGGCAGGAAGGACACCTACGGCATCGTCGCGCCGGGCAGCGCCATGAACGGCTATGCCGCCTGGTGGGGTGCCGGCTTCCTGTGGCAGGGCGGCGCGCAGATCATCGAGCCGGACGGCAAGGGCCGTTACCGCCCCTCGATGGACTCGGCGGCCGCCGTACGGACCGTCACCTGGATGAAGGACAACCTCTTCTGCGGCGCCCGGGGTGTCCTCCAGCCGGGCGCCGTCAGTGCGGTCACCGGTACCGCCACCAACTTCCAGGACGGCAACGCCGGTATGTACATGACCGGCCCGTACAACATCACCAGCTTCGACACGATGCTCGGCAAGAAGACGTACGAGGTCGTGCCCGCCCCGGCCGGCCCTGCGGGTTCCGACGTGCTGGCCGAGGGCGAGAACGTCTACTTCGGCGCCCGGACCGGAAAGACCCACCAGGAACGGGAACTTGCCGCCTTCCTGGTCTCCGCCGAGGGCCAGAAGATCGGCATGACCAGCGTCGACGGCCACCAGCCCGTCGTGCGCATCCCCACCAACTCCACGCTGGACGCGGCCAAGGTGCGGGGTGACGCGCGGTGGAGCGTCGTACAGAAGGCGTACGAGACCGCGTCCGAGCAGTTCCCCAACGCGCCTGACTTCGCACCGATCAAGCAGGACACCGCCGACAGCCTCAACGCCCTGTTCACGTACTGCGGCAGTGACGTCCGCTCAGGCCTGAAGGAGCTCAACGAAACCCTCGCCGGTGACCTCAAGGACCAGGACCTTTTGAAATGA